In Aquiflexum balticum DSM 16537, a single genomic region encodes these proteins:
- a CDS encoding metallophosphoesterase, with protein MKFEKKPMVNWYDPKQLGSTGMKTMVSSVFGNFADRREMQAALDPEMGYLDYSEREDIWIDFISDLGDGFNPTYTMAHLLAKDHLEIKGEKIKRGKLLIMGGDEVYPTPEMHEYRNRLQGPYHAAFPGNRNDPDPPHLFAIPGNHDWYDGLTNFIKVFLQKRSLGNWRTQQSRSYFALKLPHNYWLLGIDIQLNADIDIPQLNYFKKIAKEDIKANDKIILVTAEPSWVYKSFSQKSTSHDRFKFFIDKIIFGKTHLEDPECFYGGKNESIQITTILTGDLHHYSHYVENGIINKKCHLITAGGGGAFMHTTHTLKKEINAAEGYNANLIATFPSKSDSKILGFKNLLFPFYNVTMLLFFGIFHLFNAWLLQVGTKSDSATFMEEAMKISLFDDGFWEYVTLIGNTLSHIPSVLALNLLLFGGLMVFTDVKSGKGNWNYIAGAIHGLLHVANFYILVWVFSRYNLFTRGMEIDGMEQVLWFSGEMIVFGGILSGVLFGLYLLVSGNFLNNHITEASSSFLGEDYKNFLRLHLDNKSLTIYPIGVKKVVKNWKDVNKGTGKDPLFQGDEVKYDLIEENPITIAH; from the coding sequence ATGAAATTTGAGAAAAAACCAATGGTAAACTGGTATGACCCCAAGCAATTGGGTTCAACAGGGATGAAAACCATGGTATCGTCAGTTTTTGGAAACTTTGCAGATCGGAGGGAAATGCAGGCTGCCCTAGATCCGGAAATGGGTTATTTGGACTATTCGGAAAGAGAGGATATTTGGATTGATTTCATTTCTGATTTAGGTGACGGATTTAATCCTACCTATACTATGGCCCATCTTCTTGCCAAAGATCATCTTGAAATCAAGGGTGAAAAAATCAAACGAGGCAAATTATTGATTATGGGCGGAGATGAAGTATATCCCACCCCTGAGATGCATGAATATAGAAATCGCTTACAGGGGCCATATCATGCAGCTTTTCCTGGAAACAGAAATGATCCTGATCCCCCGCATTTATTTGCAATTCCCGGCAATCATGATTGGTATGATGGACTGACCAATTTCATCAAAGTTTTCCTCCAAAAAAGATCTTTGGGCAATTGGAGAACCCAACAGTCGAGGAGTTATTTCGCTTTGAAATTACCTCATAATTATTGGTTATTGGGAATTGATATTCAATTGAATGCGGATATTGACATTCCCCAGTTGAATTATTTCAAAAAAATTGCCAAAGAAGACATCAAGGCAAATGATAAGATAATTTTGGTAACAGCTGAACCTTCTTGGGTGTACAAGTCATTCAGCCAAAAAAGTACTTCCCATGACCGCTTCAAATTTTTTATTGATAAGATAATATTTGGTAAAACCCATCTAGAAGATCCAGAATGCTTTTATGGTGGGAAAAACGAAAGTATTCAGATCACTACCATTCTCACAGGCGACTTACACCATTATTCTCATTATGTAGAAAATGGTATTATTAACAAAAAATGCCATTTGATTACTGCCGGTGGTGGCGGGGCGTTTATGCATACTACGCATACCCTTAAAAAAGAAATCAATGCAGCTGAGGGTTACAATGCCAATTTGATAGCTACTTTCCCATCCAAGAGCGATTCCAAGATTTTGGGCTTTAAGAATTTACTTTTTCCATTTTATAATGTGACCATGCTTTTGTTTTTTGGTATTTTCCATCTTTTCAATGCCTGGTTACTACAGGTAGGCACCAAAAGTGACAGTGCGACATTTATGGAGGAGGCAATGAAAATTTCATTATTCGATGATGGATTTTGGGAATATGTAACCTTAATCGGTAATACCTTAAGCCATATTCCCTCAGTTTTGGCCCTGAACCTCTTATTGTTCGGAGGTCTAATGGTTTTTACAGATGTCAAATCCGGCAAAGGCAATTGGAATTATATTGCAGGTGCCATACATGGATTGTTGCATGTCGCCAATTTTTATATTCTAGTCTGGGTTTTTTCCAGGTATAATCTTTTTACAAGAGGAATGGAGATAGACGGGATGGAACAAGTCTTATGGTTTTCAGGTGAAATGATTGTTTTTGGCGGAATTTTGAGCGGGGTACTTTTTGGGCTGTACCTACTAGTCAGTGGCAATTTCCTGAACAATCACATCACAGAGGCTTCTTCCTCTTTTTTGGGAGAGGATTACAAGAATTTTCTAAGATTACATTTGGACAATAAATCCTTGACAATTTATCCTATCGGGGTAAAAAAAGTAGTAAAAAACTGGAAGGATGTTAATAAAGGAACAGGCAAAGATCCTTTGTTTCAAGGAGACGAAGTGAAATATGACCTAATTGAAGAAAACCCGATCACTATAGCGCATTAG
- a CDS encoding (2Fe-2S)-binding protein → MANFKLRINGKEHQVDVDDDTPLLWVLRDHLGLVGTKYSCGIAQCGACMVHLNDEAVYSCTLPVSSVGSDKITTIEGLSEEGDHPVQKAWADIDVAQCGYCQSGQIMTASAFLKKNPNPSLEEIDNVMNRNLCRCGTYHKIREAVAMAAKLK, encoded by the coding sequence ATGGCAAATTTCAAACTTCGAATTAATGGCAAAGAACACCAAGTGGATGTCGATGATGATACTCCTTTACTTTGGGTTTTAAGAGATCATCTGGGGCTTGTAGGTACCAAATATTCTTGTGGAATAGCACAATGCGGCGCTTGCATGGTTCATCTCAATGATGAGGCAGTTTATTCCTGCACATTACCTGTTTCCAGCGTTGGTTCAGATAAAATCACAACAATAGAAGGTTTGTCAGAAGAAGGAGACCACCCGGTTCAAAAAGCATGGGCTGATATAGATGTGGCCCAATGCGGATATTGTCAGTCAGGGCAAATTATGACTGCTTCTGCTTTCTTAAAGAAAAACCCCAATCCTTCTTTGGAAGAAATAGACAATGTGATGAACAGGAATCTATGTAGGTGTGGAACATACCACAAAATCAGAGAAGCAGTAGCAATGGCAGCAAAACTTAAATAA
- a CDS encoding N-acetylmuramidase family protein: MKELNNSFYQMLIKIAATVILTIVVGFFLRHFFQEGQNVLAWTIPSIIALGLIYWIVISYFKEKDVKNSYYVNKYHDVFFKGTIIFAISLVVISIIYSVLMYLEQKNIFAIVGLLMLVIWLAVFMIYFVWSVYHYNINFGITDGEWAEIAEAKRQGRNLELENPALQIREPKYNPYRSQTFGLPPGTVRGMIAFTLLFGGISLLVASMGTEEINPEMMQLRIQQFEFFETAFLMMIAFYFGDRSLKYFRDRWRNPNQAGSTPESSPVKTQSNTPADGIPATTPGFEDSVAEDDWAFYEEDREFGISTSGAESSPSPFSKLKNDLNVNSPDAQGLVNTFGFVQIRDNANGKILNDEQLIDSLENLSKTKNINLSLPVVKAVIEVESSGRGHLKNGNAKILFEGHLFWRLLKDKGMSDEELENLQKTNKDILYKTWTREFYKGGIGEYDRLERAKKIDPKLAVYSASWGLFQILGENLEHNIKSRIGEEEDKYKTWEEFELKQHEHEKYHFLDFLAFIMTKKLKGTPLVNFISENENSNGEYNWANFAWGYNGSGYKANKYDIRLKAAYEKYKKIHQ, translated from the coding sequence ATGAAAGAATTGAACAACAGCTTTTACCAAATGCTGATAAAAATCGCTGCAACAGTGATTTTAACCATTGTCGTAGGTTTTTTCCTAAGGCATTTTTTCCAGGAAGGTCAAAATGTACTTGCCTGGACTATTCCTTCCATCATTGCCTTGGGTTTGATTTATTGGATAGTGATCAGTTATTTCAAGGAAAAGGATGTAAAAAACTCCTACTATGTCAATAAATACCATGATGTGTTTTTTAAAGGGACTATAATTTTTGCCATTTCCTTAGTGGTGATTTCAATAATTTATAGTGTTCTGATGTATCTGGAACAAAAGAACATTTTTGCGATTGTTGGCCTATTGATGTTGGTAATCTGGCTTGCCGTCTTTATGATTTATTTTGTTTGGTCTGTATATCATTACAATATCAATTTTGGAATTACAGATGGTGAATGGGCGGAAATAGCAGAAGCAAAAAGACAAGGTCGTAACCTGGAACTCGAAAATCCGGCTCTTCAGATCCGTGAACCGAAGTACAACCCTTATCGAAGTCAGACCTTCGGGCTACCCCCGGGGACTGTAAGAGGGATGATTGCTTTTACGCTATTATTTGGCGGGATTTCATTGTTGGTGGCCAGTATGGGTACGGAAGAAATTAATCCCGAAATGATGCAATTGAGAATTCAACAATTCGAATTTTTTGAGACTGCATTTTTGATGATGATCGCCTTCTACTTTGGTGATAGGTCACTGAAATATTTCAGGGATAGGTGGCGAAATCCAAATCAGGCTGGGTCTACTCCGGAATCATCTCCTGTAAAGACCCAATCTAACACTCCCGCAGATGGCATACCTGCTACAACTCCGGGTTTCGAAGATTCTGTAGCAGAGGATGATTGGGCATTTTATGAGGAGGACAGAGAGTTTGGAATTTCTACTTCTGGAGCGGAATCAAGTCCATCACCATTTTCGAAACTGAAAAATGACTTGAATGTAAACAGCCCAGATGCTCAAGGCTTGGTAAACACATTTGGATTTGTACAGATTAGGGATAATGCCAATGGTAAAATCCTCAATGACGAACAATTGATTGATTCCCTTGAAAATCTTTCTAAAACAAAAAACATCAACCTTTCGCTTCCTGTGGTCAAAGCGGTAATTGAAGTCGAATCTTCGGGTCGTGGCCATCTGAAAAACGGTAATGCCAAAATACTTTTTGAAGGCCATCTCTTTTGGAGACTCCTCAAAGACAAAGGAATGTCAGATGAAGAATTGGAAAACCTTCAAAAAACCAATAAAGATATCCTTTATAAAACCTGGACAAGGGAATTCTATAAAGGCGGAATCGGAGAATATGATAGACTTGAAAGGGCGAAAAAGATTGATCCAAAATTGGCTGTCTATTCAGCTTCTTGGGGATTGTTCCAGATTTTGGGAGAAAATCTTGAACACAATATCAAATCCAGAATAGGTGAAGAGGAGGATAAATATAAGACCTGGGAGGAGTTTGAACTTAAACAGCACGAACATGAAAAATACCACTTCTTGGATTTCTTGGCCTTTATAATGACCAAAAAATTAAAAGGAACTCCTTTGGTGAATTTTATTTCAGAAAATGAAAACAGCAATGGAGAATACAATTGGGCAAATTTTGCATGGGGCTACAATGGCAGTGGGTATAAGGCAAACAAATATGACATCAGGCTTAAGGCAGCCTATGAAAAATATAAAAAAATCCATCAGTGA
- a CDS encoding GMC family oxidoreductase N-terminal domain-containing protein yields MKKLSKSLSELKSHYDFIVIGSGYGGSIAASRMSRLGKSVCLFEKGKEFLPGQFPKTLKEAALEMNMKKGKNAEKRNGLYEFNFGKGINVLKGCGLGGTSLINANVSIKPEPRVMEQKEWPKAIREDLSSFNEGLQRAWDMLQPNPYPENENGYPVLKKTEAMRKSAERMSEEFRLLDINVTFENRSDNHVGINQPKCTNCGDCVTGCNVGAKNTTAMNYLPDAFNHGTEIFTEINVRHVEKSSKGWKVFFNPMNTGREVFDAPEMFVYADNVILSAGSLGSTEILFRSSQKGLKVSSMLGKRFTGNGDVLGFGYNNDVQINGIGLGKLANDQIAEVGPCITSVIDMRNKPVLENGMTLEEGSVPGPIRGIMPGTLLTFSRLFGLNKDRVFSDSFFKRKWREIVSMVRGPFYGAINHTQIYLVMTHDDGNGDMVFENDQLQINWKGVGKQEIFKKVEDKLLSATRALGGTNVPNPTWNKSMDYELVTVHPLGGCGMADHAGLGVTDHKGQVFSGSSGTELHQGLYVMDGAVIPRPVGTNPLLTISALAERSCKLIAKDLGLDLDYGLNLIPEKDAIPDIKLGVQFTETMKGYFSMEETEDYDKGFVKGKTSNSPFEFTLTIRSEDVETFVGVSTHEAGMYGTMLAPALSSEPLAAIQGTFNLFIENDQDPERKKMLYNAILISKEGKKYYFRGFKDVYNNKGFDVWKDTTTLFITLYEGETESGKILGKGKLIIQPADFAKQLTTMKALNCTSKIEELRAISSFGKFFGGNVFETYFKKLGKRE; encoded by the coding sequence ATGAAAAAACTATCCAAATCTTTATCTGAACTTAAAAGCCATTACGATTTCATTGTAATTGGTTCTGGATACGGCGGAAGTATAGCCGCTTCCAGGATGTCACGCTTAGGCAAATCTGTTTGTCTTTTTGAAAAAGGGAAGGAATTCTTACCCGGTCAATTTCCAAAAACACTGAAGGAAGCAGCTTTGGAAATGAACATGAAAAAAGGTAAAAATGCTGAGAAAAGAAATGGGTTATATGAATTCAATTTCGGTAAAGGTATCAATGTTTTGAAAGGATGTGGTCTTGGTGGAACATCCCTAATCAATGCCAATGTTTCGATAAAACCTGAACCTCGGGTAATGGAACAAAAAGAATGGCCAAAAGCGATAAGGGAAGATTTAAGCTCGTTTAATGAGGGATTACAAAGAGCCTGGGATATGCTTCAACCTAATCCTTATCCTGAAAATGAGAATGGTTATCCGGTTTTGAAAAAAACAGAAGCCATGCGCAAATCAGCGGAACGGATGTCTGAAGAATTCAGGCTTTTGGATATCAATGTAACCTTTGAAAATAGGTCGGACAATCATGTCGGCATAAATCAACCAAAATGTACCAATTGCGGAGACTGTGTTACAGGTTGTAATGTCGGTGCCAAAAACACCACCGCCATGAACTACCTCCCGGATGCATTTAATCATGGGACAGAAATATTTACAGAAATCAATGTCAGGCATGTCGAGAAATCAAGTAAGGGCTGGAAAGTTTTTTTCAATCCCATGAATACGGGTAGGGAGGTTTTTGATGCACCTGAAATGTTTGTTTACGCAGATAATGTCATATTAAGCGCTGGGTCCTTAGGTTCTACCGAAATCCTTTTCCGTTCTTCCCAAAAGGGTTTGAAAGTTTCCTCCATGTTAGGTAAAAGATTCACTGGTAACGGCGATGTCTTGGGCTTTGGATATAATAATGACGTTCAGATCAACGGCATTGGATTAGGTAAATTGGCAAATGATCAAATTGCAGAAGTCGGGCCATGTATTACTTCTGTGATCGACATGAGGAATAAACCTGTTCTTGAAAATGGGATGACATTGGAAGAAGGTAGTGTTCCTGGACCGATTAGAGGTATTATGCCCGGGACCTTATTGACATTCTCAAGATTGTTTGGTTTGAATAAAGACAGGGTATTTTCTGATAGTTTTTTCAAAAGAAAATGGAGGGAAATTGTCAGTATGGTCAGGGGACCTTTTTACGGTGCCATCAACCACACACAGATTTATCTTGTCATGACCCATGATGATGGAAATGGAGATATGGTATTTGAAAATGATCAACTTCAGATCAATTGGAAAGGGGTAGGGAAGCAGGAAATATTCAAAAAAGTTGAAGACAAGTTGTTGAGTGCGACAAGGGCATTGGGCGGGACGAATGTACCCAATCCGACTTGGAACAAAAGTATGGATTATGAATTGGTAACCGTTCATCCTCTTGGAGGTTGTGGCATGGCCGACCATGCAGGACTTGGAGTCACTGATCATAAAGGCCAGGTTTTTTCCGGTTCATCTGGGACGGAACTCCATCAAGGCTTGTATGTGATGGATGGTGCAGTCATTCCCAGACCAGTTGGTACAAATCCGCTATTGACTATCAGTGCCTTGGCCGAAAGAAGCTGCAAGTTGATTGCAAAAGATTTGGGATTGGATTTGGATTATGGATTGAATCTTATTCCTGAAAAAGATGCAATTCCCGATATTAAGCTCGGTGTCCAGTTTACAGAAACCATGAAAGGTTATTTCTCAATGGAAGAAACCGAAGATTACGACAAAGGATTTGTAAAAGGAAAAACATCCAATTCTCCATTTGAATTCACTTTGACCATAAGGTCTGAAGATGTGGAAACTTTTGTGGGTGTTTCTACCCATGAAGCAGGTATGTACGGTACCATGTTGGCCCCTGCGCTTTCGTCTGAACCACTTGCAGCCATTCAGGGGACCTTCAATCTTTTTATTGAAAACGATCAGGATCCTGAAAGAAAGAAAATGCTATATAATGCAATTCTTATCAGCAAGGAAGGTAAAAAGTATTATTTCAGAGGGTTCAAAGATGTATATAATAATAAAGGGTTTGATGTTTGGAAAGACACTACGACCTTATTTATAACCCTGTATGAGGGAGAAACTGAAAGCGGCAAAATATTGGGCAAGGGCAAACTCATAATCCAACCTGCAGACTTTGCCAAGCAACTGACAACGATGAAAGCTTTGAACTGTACCAGTAAAATCGAAGAATTAAGGGCTATAAGCTCTTTTGGAAAATTCTTTGGAGGGAATGTTTTTGAAACTTATTTCAAAAAGCTCGGTAAAAGAGAATAG
- a CDS encoding DUF5675 family protein, translating to MKKFAALLIIALVAILVLVALTNPEVLGKAWLYVLGFIGYVVVLVENGFKKIAGAFSGPKEKIPDVLPSLPVEKGNYSKEIEQKNQEVLSLQQKIKELEIKLKNSETESGSHLGKCTLTVLRYIDDGETTLGLIFLRNKFFAYTLEDTHRDEKIKEKTRIPAGIYNIGYSPVDPAQSRITRDYLKLYSPWFTKHLHLQNVPGFEGIYIHVGNSHDNTAGCLLIADGVLAGTQQKTLQNSRNAYQRFYKIIAALLDSNEQVNIQILNEDWFDRSKLTSL from the coding sequence ATGAAAAAATTTGCTGCACTTTTGATTATTGCGCTGGTTGCCATCCTTGTTTTGGTAGCTCTTACCAATCCTGAGGTGTTGGGTAAAGCTTGGTTGTATGTGTTGGGATTTATAGGGTATGTGGTTGTATTGGTAGAAAATGGATTTAAGAAAATTGCTGGGGCCTTTTCAGGTCCCAAAGAAAAAATACCAGATGTCCTTCCTTCACTCCCTGTTGAAAAAGGCAATTACTCAAAAGAAATTGAGCAAAAAAACCAAGAAGTTTTATCCCTGCAACAGAAAATCAAAGAACTTGAAATAAAGCTTAAAAATTCTGAAACAGAATCAGGAAGCCATCTAGGAAAATGCACCCTGACGGTACTGAGATATATTGATGATGGAGAAACTACATTGGGGTTGATTTTTCTTAGAAACAAATTTTTTGCCTATACCCTTGAGGATACGCATAGGGATGAAAAAATCAAGGAAAAAACAAGAATACCAGCTGGCATTTATAATATAGGTTACAGTCCTGTAGACCCAGCTCAATCAAGGATAACCAGAGATTACCTGAAATTATATAGTCCCTGGTTTACCAAACACCTTCACCTTCAAAATGTCCCAGGGTTTGAAGGCATATACATTCATGTTGGAAACAGCCATGACAATACCGCAGGCTGTCTTTTGATTGCTGATGGCGTCTTAGCCGGAACCCAACAAAAGACTCTCCAAAACTCAAGAAATGCTTATCAAAGATTTTATAAAATTATTGCGGCCTTGCTCGATTCCAATGAGCAGGTAAATATTCAAATACTCAATGAAGACTGGTTTGATCGAAGTAAACTGACATCATTATGA
- a CDS encoding DUF4230 domain-containing protein, translated as MKVKSPITSILTYTIMLFVLASIASSCKKNDRALVVGKIQNASDLATTEFVIDKIVFGTKTKKLAFFKINEASFMAYSQAKVKTGIDLSKIKESDVRIEGDKIHLRLPPIEVINFSYPPASFVEDSLISNPKIFLNKINIRDQEEFFRLAELDIRENLQYMGIVKTTQNHTRQMFNVLLGSLGYKEIYINFENDNLIISQVNLLVNPETLVEQ; from the coding sequence ATGAAAGTCAAAAGCCCAATTACCTCTATTCTCACTTATACGATCATGCTATTCGTATTAGCATCAATAGCATCCTCCTGTAAAAAAAACGATAGGGCTCTTGTTGTGGGCAAAATCCAGAATGCATCAGATTTGGCCACTACAGAATTTGTGATTGACAAAATTGTCTTTGGCACAAAGACCAAAAAACTGGCATTTTTTAAAATCAATGAAGCAAGTTTTATGGCCTATTCTCAGGCAAAAGTCAAAACGGGCATTGATCTGAGTAAAATTAAGGAAAGTGATGTCAGGATTGAAGGAGATAAAATCCATCTTCGGCTTCCCCCTATTGAGGTGATCAATTTTTCCTACCCTCCTGCAAGTTTTGTAGAAGATTCCCTGATTTCCAATCCCAAAATATTCCTCAACAAAATAAATATCAGAGACCAGGAAGAGTTTTTCAGACTTGCTGAACTTGATATCAGAGAAAACCTGCAATACATGGGTATTGTGAAAACCACACAAAACCACACCCGGCAAATGTTCAATGTCCTTTTGGGTTCATTGGGGTATAAAGAAATATACATCAATTTTGAAAATGACAACCTTATTATTTCCCAGGTAAATTTATTGGTCAACCCCGAAACCCTTGTAGAACAATGA
- a CDS encoding DUF4230 domain-containing protein, with translation MIGMLLKNWKFILDIVIVLAVVVLIFLWNPFGIFGGGVKLKDTANMVAEVNQIGQLVTAEYYGEVIASIDEARLDLIEEENISNNAAILFRDIKSALGNLKTFQELSKEEKDQEYKKMTPINGWRRIIRFDVNSRNITDKLNYHGFMDDIAADPLYDEMLEYLYRFKSKKPRNVKWEPNPRHKEEALVMVYNELPSPNETLDVEDFMRFYYQNKTAELSKRETRKKLAMVGRGWVKAGFDFSELKESSIVINEERGEIHIMGLTPQILNADINPWFIPEKGIPGFEILDDNGKVDFKDAKLVKEYCVEKLLAFAHRADILQKAEDQASETLKNLFTLITGKEIKKVVFHNDRIFQIANRIEKEEAVSRFDVVLLDSLLQQEFDTIQKLTDSAKIDPRLRQSLLLKENNIAFVIKNLRNISLMGMDLNYGYFSKEILAIASNGILDKNEIQILDSLRIDWELMDRIDYFNKSIPYPIYYWYDNPGEYISDFNAAISFLMNKNLVFGELENVTKNIDEVDSAYLAENKVLNSQKISETEIVLTQVRNPIDAKDTLFSLLYPYQYNSEIIADFISSEEIMDIKSNKSSISDSLIWLLYSKDQDTVVHWIPEKFLGWVEPNIKTLLKDEGAMNIANKFILFRDQRHFTKVHQDSVKMISPRQSLEMAAFIELLINARSSFQTKGPLERANSWVKKKFEQRRSEPTWLTSFRESVSRP, from the coding sequence ATGATAGGAATGCTCCTCAAAAACTGGAAATTCATACTGGATATAGTCATTGTTTTGGCTGTAGTGGTACTGATTTTCCTATGGAATCCGTTTGGGATTTTTGGAGGAGGTGTAAAATTAAAAGATACTGCCAATATGGTGGCCGAGGTCAATCAGATCGGTCAACTGGTAACGGCCGAATATTATGGGGAAGTTATTGCGTCCATTGATGAAGCCAGGTTGGATCTGATCGAAGAAGAAAATATCAGCAACAATGCCGCAATTCTATTCAGGGATATCAAATCTGCTTTGGGAAACTTAAAAACATTTCAGGAACTATCCAAAGAAGAAAAAGACCAGGAGTATAAAAAAATGACACCAATTAATGGTTGGCGTAGGATAATCAGATTTGATGTCAATAGCCGGAATATCACCGATAAGCTCAATTATCATGGATTTATGGATGATATCGCAGCTGATCCGCTTTATGACGAGATGTTGGAATACTTATATAGATTCAAAAGCAAAAAGCCAAGAAATGTCAAATGGGAACCAAATCCAAGGCACAAAGAGGAAGCTTTAGTAATGGTGTATAATGAGCTCCCCAGTCCAAATGAAACCCTTGATGTTGAAGATTTCATGCGGTTTTATTACCAGAATAAAACCGCTGAACTTAGTAAGCGTGAAACCCGCAAAAAACTGGCCATGGTTGGCCGGGGATGGGTAAAAGCTGGTTTTGACTTCTCTGAACTTAAAGAATCTTCCATCGTCATCAATGAAGAACGTGGCGAAATCCATATCATGGGACTTACCCCGCAAATCCTTAATGCAGATATCAATCCTTGGTTTATTCCTGAAAAAGGAATTCCCGGATTCGAAATTTTGGATGATAATGGCAAAGTGGATTTTAAAGATGCTAAACTTGTCAAAGAATATTGTGTGGAAAAACTTTTGGCTTTTGCCCATAGGGCTGATATCCTTCAAAAGGCCGAAGATCAAGCATCCGAAACCCTTAAAAACTTGTTTACCCTGATTACCGGTAAAGAGATCAAAAAGGTGGTTTTTCATAATGACCGTATCTTTCAAATCGCAAATAGAATAGAAAAAGAAGAAGCAGTAAGCCGTTTTGATGTGGTTCTTTTGGATTCATTGTTACAACAGGAATTTGATACTATTCAAAAACTGACCGATTCGGCAAAAATTGATCCCCGATTAAGACAATCTCTCTTGCTTAAGGAAAATAATATCGCTTTCGTAATCAAAAACCTGAGAAATATTTCCTTAATGGGAATGGATCTGAATTATGGATATTTTTCAAAAGAGATTTTGGCCATAGCATCAAATGGTATACTTGATAAAAATGAAATTCAAATTTTAGATTCGTTGCGTATCGATTGGGAGTTGATGGATAGAATTGATTATTTCAACAAGTCCATCCCCTATCCGATATATTATTGGTATGACAATCCAGGTGAATACATCTCTGATTTCAACGCTGCCATTTCTTTTTTGATGAATAAAAATCTTGTATTCGGTGAATTGGAAAATGTCACAAAAAACATCGATGAGGTAGATTCTGCCTATTTGGCCGAAAATAAAGTATTGAACAGTCAAAAGATCAGTGAAACAGAAATTGTTTTGACCCAGGTTCGAAATCCTATTGATGCAAAAGATACTTTGTTCAGTCTTTTGTATCCCTACCAATACAATAGTGAAATCATTGCTGATTTTATCAGTTCCGAAGAAATTATGGATATAAAATCAAACAAATCAAGCATTTCTGATAGCTTGATTTGGCTTCTTTATAGCAAAGACCAGGATACAGTGGTACATTGGATTCCGGAGAAATTTTTAGGCTGGGTAGAACCAAATATTAAAACTCTTTTAAAGGATGAAGGGGCGATGAATATTGCCAACAAATTTATACTTTTTAGGGATCAGAGACATTTTACCAAAGTTCATCAGGATTCAGTTAAAATGATCTCTCCAAGGCAAAGTTTGGAAATGGCTGCATTTATAGAACTATTGATCAATGCAAGATCCTCTTTCCAAACCAAGGGTCCTTTGGAGCGGGCCAACAGTTGGGTCAAAAAGAAATTTGAACAAAGGAGGTCTGAACCTACTTGGCTTACCTCCTTCCGTGAATCAGTCAGTAGACCTTGA